A single window of Geoalkalibacter sp. DNA harbors:
- a CDS encoding PTS sugar transporter subunit IIA — protein sequence MNLSVKDAARLLTVSEKTIYRWIKQDIVPAYKVHESYRFNRAELLEWATSRRMGVQPEAFSEPETSATPLPSLAEALESGGIFYRIEGTTREKVLADTVEHLRLPDEVDRDYLYRVLLAREKIASTAVGDGIALPHPRNPMLLHVTRPTVTLCFLEHPVDFAALDGRPVRILFTLIAPTLRVHLHLLAKLAFALKNRGFYQRIQQEGSREEIFHALRQAEEELIR from the coding sequence ATGAACCTTTCCGTCAAGGATGCCGCGCGACTGTTGACGGTGTCCGAAAAAACCATCTATCGCTGGATCAAGCAGGACATCGTTCCCGCCTACAAGGTGCATGAGAGTTACCGCTTCAATCGGGCCGAGCTGCTCGAATGGGCCACCTCGCGGCGCATGGGGGTGCAGCCTGAGGCCTTCAGCGAGCCCGAAACCAGCGCCACGCCCCTGCCCAGCCTCGCCGAGGCCCTGGAAAGCGGCGGCATCTTCTACCGCATCGAGGGGACTACCCGCGAGAAGGTGCTGGCCGATACCGTCGAGCACCTGCGCCTGCCCGACGAGGTCGATCGCGACTACCTGTACCGCGTGCTGCTGGCCCGCGAGAAGATCGCCAGCACCGCCGTCGGCGACGGCATCGCCTTGCCTCATCCGCGCAACCCCATGCTCCTGCACGTCACCCGGCCCACGGTGACTCTGTGTTTTCTTGAACATCCCGTGGATTTCGCCGCCCTGGACGGCCGGCCGGTGCGCATCCTCTTCACCCTGATTGCGCCGACCCTGCGCGTTCACCTGCATCTGCTCGCCAAGCTCGCCTTTGCTTTGAAAAACCGCGGCTTTTATCAGCGCATCCAACAGGAAGGCAGCCGCGAGGAAATTTTTCACGCTCTGCGCCAGGCCGAGGAGGAGCTGATCCGCTGA